The following coding sequences are from one Ovis canadensis isolate MfBH-ARS-UI-01 breed Bighorn chromosome 7, ARS-UI_OviCan_v2, whole genome shotgun sequence window:
- the SPATA7 gene encoding spermatogenesis-associated protein 7 isoform X10, giving the protein MDASRRVRAASVLPTFDPSCLFKGHLSTKSNAFCTDSSSLRLSSLQLVKNHMAVHYNKILSAKAAVDCSVPLSMSASIKYADQQRREKLKKELARCGRELKFTKTTVHPKSHSKSLLNTLQKSPVISSERLSLPKSQNVLTNCTEKNSSCSMSSMDYAASGSKKPSSGTSYGRGPRGTFPGSQKFQLVISKAPSGDLLDKHSEHFSNRHLPFTPRTLKTEAKSFLSQYRYYTPARRKKHFTNRRIEAETQTELSSFKSDFETVEIKNATDSEMNIRQASGCVSDGTKGRRAPLPLQGHELLWDKMRDGALQCSSSRFLERLFERHIKQNKHHLEEEKMRRLLHVLKVDLGCTSREGSGKLDNVDTLHLRDVGKAENLEQNENKSEQDLIIQQERQEYQKALNMLLTIPKEENEKVSSNEFFLPIYKSKYSEGVIIQQVNEETNLETSVWDEKNGSVSDSLLDQETSVSVIEGDSDAERAETSTELCCLSTALVPSAQLCRIKDSQEVEGPTLRILEMSIED; this is encoded by the exons TCAGAGCAGCCTCTGTCCTTCCCACATTTGATCCATCATGCCTATTTAAAGGACACTTGAGCACCAAAAGTAATG ctttttgcaCTGACTCCTCCTCTCTCAGACTAAGTTCCCTCCAACTGGTCAAGAATCACATGGCTGTTCACTATAATAAAATCCTTTCAGCCAAAG ctgCAGTAGACTGCTCAGTTCCACTAAGCATGAGTGCCAGCATCAAAT atgCAGACCAACAGCGAAGAGAGAAACTCAAAAAGGAATTAGCAAGGTGTGGGAGGGAGCTGAAATTTACTAAGACTACAGTGCATCCTAAAAGTCATTCCAAATCATTACTTAACACTCTACAAAAG TCACCAGTAATTTCTTCTGAGAGGCTAAGTCTACCTAAGTCTCAGAACGTCCTCACGAATTGTACTGAGAAGAACTCCAGCTGCTCCATGTCCAGCATGGATTACGCTGCCTCTGGGTCCAAGAAACCATCTTCTGGAACGTCCTACGGCAGAGGGCCCAGGGGCACATTCCCCGGTTCCCAGAAGTTTCAGTTAGTTATTTCAAAAGCACCCAGTGGGGACCTTTTGGACAAACATTCTGAACACTTTTCTAACAGACATTTGCCATTCACCCCACGCACTTTAAAAACAGAAGCCAAATCTTTCCTGTCACAGTATCGATATTATACACCTGCCAGAAGAAAAAAGCATTTTACAAATCGGCGGATAGAAGCTGAAACTCAGACTGAATTAAGCAG cTTTAAATCTGATTTTGAGACAGTTGAGATCAAGAACGCCACAGATTCAGAAATGAACATAAGGCAG GCATCTGGTTGTGTGTCAGACGGTACCAAAGGAAGAAGAGCCCCTTTACCTTTACAAGGGCATGAGTTACTGTGGGACAAGATGAGAGACGGCGCCCTCCAGTGTTCCTCGTCAAG GTTTCTGGAACGACTGTTTGAGAGacatataaagcaaaataaacatcATTTGGAGGAG gaAAAAATGCGCCGGCTGCTACACGTCTTAAAGGTGGACTTAGGCTGCACGTCCAGGGAAGGCTCAGGAAAGCTAGACAACGTGGATACGTTGCATTTACGTGATGTTGGAAAGGCTGAGAAtttagaacaaaatgaaaataaaagtgaacaaGATTTAATCATTCAACAGGAACGTCAGGAATACCAAAAAGCTTTGAATAtgttattgactataccaaaggaagagaatgagaaagtcTCTTCGAATGAATTTTTCCTCCCCATCTATAAATCAAAGTATTCAGAAGGGGTTATCATTCAGCAGGTGAATGAGGAAACAAATCTTGAAACTTCAGTTTGGGATGAGAAAAATGGAAGCGTGTCAGACAGTTTGCTAGACCAGGAAACCTCTGTGAGTGTCATTGAAGGCGACAGTGACGCAGAGAGGGCTGAGACCTCCACGGAGCTGTGTTGCCTCAGCACGGCACTCGTGCCTTCTGCTCAGTTGTGCAGAATCAAAGACAGCCAGGAGGTGGAAGGACCAACTCTGAGAATCCTGGAAATGAGCATTGAGGACTGA
- the SPATA7 gene encoding spermatogenesis-associated protein 7 isoform X18: MDASRRVRAASVLPTFDPSCLFKGHLSTKSNAFCTDSSSLRLSSLQLVKNHMAVHYNKILSAKAAVDCSVPLSMSASIKYADQQRREKLKKELARCGRELKFTKTTVHPKSHSKSLLNTLQKASGCVSDGTKGRRAPLPLQGHELLWDKMRDGALQCSSSRAVCQYSLQPPSGRKMYSDEEELLYLSFIEDVTDEILKLGLFSNRFLERLFERHIKQNKHHLEEEKMRRLLHVLKVDLGCTSREGSGKLDNVDTLHLRDVGKAENLEQNENKSEQDLIIQQERQEYQKALNMLLTIPKEENEKVSSNEFFLPIYKSKYSEGVIIQQVNEETNLETSVWDEKNGSVSDSLLDQETSVSVIEGDSDAERAETSTELCCLSTALVPSAQLCRIKDSQEVEGPTLRILEMSIED; this comes from the exons TCAGAGCAGCCTCTGTCCTTCCCACATTTGATCCATCATGCCTATTTAAAGGACACTTGAGCACCAAAAGTAATG ctttttgcaCTGACTCCTCCTCTCTCAGACTAAGTTCCCTCCAACTGGTCAAGAATCACATGGCTGTTCACTATAATAAAATCCTTTCAGCCAAAG ctgCAGTAGACTGCTCAGTTCCACTAAGCATGAGTGCCAGCATCAAAT atgCAGACCAACAGCGAAGAGAGAAACTCAAAAAGGAATTAGCAAGGTGTGGGAGGGAGCTGAAATTTACTAAGACTACAGTGCATCCTAAAAGTCATTCCAAATCATTACTTAACACTCTACAAAAG GCATCTGGTTGTGTGTCAGACGGTACCAAAGGAAGAAGAGCCCCTTTACCTTTACAAGGGCATGAGTTACTGTGGGACAAGATGAGAGACGGCGCCCTCCAGTGTTCCTCGTCAAG GGCAGTATGTCAATATTCGCTGCAGCCACCTTCAGGGAGAAAAATGTATTCTGA tgaagaagaactgttGTATCTGAGTTTCATTGAAGATGTAACAGATGAAATTTTGAAACTAGGTTTATTTTCAAACag GTTTCTGGAACGACTGTTTGAGAGacatataaagcaaaataaacatcATTTGGAGGAG gaAAAAATGCGCCGGCTGCTACACGTCTTAAAGGTGGACTTAGGCTGCACGTCCAGGGAAGGCTCAGGAAAGCTAGACAACGTGGATACGTTGCATTTACGTGATGTTGGAAAGGCTGAGAAtttagaacaaaatgaaaataaaagtgaacaaGATTTAATCATTCAACAGGAACGTCAGGAATACCAAAAAGCTTTGAATAtgttattgactataccaaaggaagagaatgagaaagtcTCTTCGAATGAATTTTTCCTCCCCATCTATAAATCAAAGTATTCAGAAGGGGTTATCATTCAGCAGGTGAATGAGGAAACAAATCTTGAAACTTCAGTTTGGGATGAGAAAAATGGAAGCGTGTCAGACAGTTTGCTAGACCAGGAAACCTCTGTGAGTGTCATTGAAGGCGACAGTGACGCAGAGAGGGCTGAGACCTCCACGGAGCTGTGTTGCCTCAGCACGGCACTCGTGCCTTCTGCTCAGTTGTGCAGAATCAAAGACAGCCAGGAGGTGGAAGGACCAACTCTGAGAATCCTGGAAATGAGCATTGAGGACTGA
- the SPATA7 gene encoding spermatogenesis-associated protein 7 isoform X3 → MDASRRVRAASVLPTFDPSCLFKGHLSTKSNAFCTDSSSLRLSSLQLVKNHMAVHYNKILSAKAAVDCSVPLSMSASIKYADQQRREKLKKELARCGRELKFTKTTVHPKSHSKSLLNTLQKPSGEPQDENGLLIEEVNEFPSFTQSPVISSERLSLPKSQNVLTNCTEKNSSCSMSSMDYAASGSKKPSSGTSYGRGPRGTFPGSQKFQLVISKAPSGDLLDKHSEHFSNRHLPFTPRTLKTEAKSFLSQYRYYTPARRKKHFTNRRIEAETQTELSSFKSDFETVEIKNATDSEMNIRQASGCVSDGTKGRRAPLPLQGHELLWDKMRDGALQCSSSRAVCQYSLQPPSGRKMYSEFLERLFERHIKQNKHHLEEEKMRRLLHVLKVDLGCTSREGSGKLDNVDTLHLRDVGKAENLEQNENKSEQDLIIQQERQEYQKALNMLLTIPKEENEKVSSNEFFLPIYKSKYSEGVIIQQVNEETNLETSVWDEKNGSVSDSLLDQETSVSVIEGDSDAERAETSTELCCLSTALVPSAQLCRIKDSQEVEGPTLRILEMSIED, encoded by the exons TCAGAGCAGCCTCTGTCCTTCCCACATTTGATCCATCATGCCTATTTAAAGGACACTTGAGCACCAAAAGTAATG ctttttgcaCTGACTCCTCCTCTCTCAGACTAAGTTCCCTCCAACTGGTCAAGAATCACATGGCTGTTCACTATAATAAAATCCTTTCAGCCAAAG ctgCAGTAGACTGCTCAGTTCCACTAAGCATGAGTGCCAGCATCAAAT atgCAGACCAACAGCGAAGAGAGAAACTCAAAAAGGAATTAGCAAGGTGTGGGAGGGAGCTGAAATTTACTAAGACTACAGTGCATCCTAAAAGTCATTCCAAATCATTACTTAACACTCTACAAAAG CCTTCAGGAGAACCACAGGATGAAAACGGTTTATTAATCGAAGAAGTGAATGAATTTCCATCTTTTACACAGTCACCAGTAATTTCTTCTGAGAGGCTAAGTCTACCTAAGTCTCAGAACGTCCTCACGAATTGTACTGAGAAGAACTCCAGCTGCTCCATGTCCAGCATGGATTACGCTGCCTCTGGGTCCAAGAAACCATCTTCTGGAACGTCCTACGGCAGAGGGCCCAGGGGCACATTCCCCGGTTCCCAGAAGTTTCAGTTAGTTATTTCAAAAGCACCCAGTGGGGACCTTTTGGACAAACATTCTGAACACTTTTCTAACAGACATTTGCCATTCACCCCACGCACTTTAAAAACAGAAGCCAAATCTTTCCTGTCACAGTATCGATATTATACACCTGCCAGAAGAAAAAAGCATTTTACAAATCGGCGGATAGAAGCTGAAACTCAGACTGAATTAAGCAG cTTTAAATCTGATTTTGAGACAGTTGAGATCAAGAACGCCACAGATTCAGAAATGAACATAAGGCAG GCATCTGGTTGTGTGTCAGACGGTACCAAAGGAAGAAGAGCCCCTTTACCTTTACAAGGGCATGAGTTACTGTGGGACAAGATGAGAGACGGCGCCCTCCAGTGTTCCTCGTCAAG GGCAGTATGTCAATATTCGCTGCAGCCACCTTCAGGGAGAAAAATGTATTCTGA GTTTCTGGAACGACTGTTTGAGAGacatataaagcaaaataaacatcATTTGGAGGAG gaAAAAATGCGCCGGCTGCTACACGTCTTAAAGGTGGACTTAGGCTGCACGTCCAGGGAAGGCTCAGGAAAGCTAGACAACGTGGATACGTTGCATTTACGTGATGTTGGAAAGGCTGAGAAtttagaacaaaatgaaaataaaagtgaacaaGATTTAATCATTCAACAGGAACGTCAGGAATACCAAAAAGCTTTGAATAtgttattgactataccaaaggaagagaatgagaaagtcTCTTCGAATGAATTTTTCCTCCCCATCTATAAATCAAAGTATTCAGAAGGGGTTATCATTCAGCAGGTGAATGAGGAAACAAATCTTGAAACTTCAGTTTGGGATGAGAAAAATGGAAGCGTGTCAGACAGTTTGCTAGACCAGGAAACCTCTGTGAGTGTCATTGAAGGCGACAGTGACGCAGAGAGGGCTGAGACCTCCACGGAGCTGTGTTGCCTCAGCACGGCACTCGTGCCTTCTGCTCAGTTGTGCAGAATCAAAGACAGCCAGGAGGTGGAAGGACCAACTCTGAGAATCCTGGAAATGAGCATTGAGGACTGA
- the SPATA7 gene encoding spermatogenesis-associated protein 7 isoform X5: protein MDASRRVRAASVLPTFDPSCLFKGHLSTKSNAFCTDSSSLRLSSLQLVKNHMAVHYNKILSAKAAVDCSVPLSMSASIKYADQQRREKLKKELARCGRELKFTKTTVHPKSHSKSLLNTLQKPSGEPQDENGLLIEEVNEFPSFTQSPVISSERLSLPKSQNVLTNCTEKNSSCSMSSMDYAASGSKKPSSGTSYGRGPRGTFPGSQKFQLVISKAPSGDLLDKHSEHFSNRHLPFTPRTLKTEAKSFLSQYRYYTPARRKKHFTNRRIEAETQTELSSFKSDFETVEIKNATDSEMNIRQASGCVSDGTKGRRAPLPLQGHELLWDKMRDGALQCSSSRFLERLFERHIKQNKHHLEEEKMRRLLHVLKVDLGCTSREGSGKLDNVDTLHLRDVGKAENLEQNENKSEQDLIIQQERQEYQKALNMLLTIPKEENEKVSSNEFFLPIYKSKYSEGVIIQQVNEETNLETSVWDEKNGSVSDSLLDQETSVSVIEGDSDAERAETSTELCCLSTALVPSAQLCRIKDSQEVEGPTLRILEMSIED, encoded by the exons TCAGAGCAGCCTCTGTCCTTCCCACATTTGATCCATCATGCCTATTTAAAGGACACTTGAGCACCAAAAGTAATG ctttttgcaCTGACTCCTCCTCTCTCAGACTAAGTTCCCTCCAACTGGTCAAGAATCACATGGCTGTTCACTATAATAAAATCCTTTCAGCCAAAG ctgCAGTAGACTGCTCAGTTCCACTAAGCATGAGTGCCAGCATCAAAT atgCAGACCAACAGCGAAGAGAGAAACTCAAAAAGGAATTAGCAAGGTGTGGGAGGGAGCTGAAATTTACTAAGACTACAGTGCATCCTAAAAGTCATTCCAAATCATTACTTAACACTCTACAAAAG CCTTCAGGAGAACCACAGGATGAAAACGGTTTATTAATCGAAGAAGTGAATGAATTTCCATCTTTTACACAGTCACCAGTAATTTCTTCTGAGAGGCTAAGTCTACCTAAGTCTCAGAACGTCCTCACGAATTGTACTGAGAAGAACTCCAGCTGCTCCATGTCCAGCATGGATTACGCTGCCTCTGGGTCCAAGAAACCATCTTCTGGAACGTCCTACGGCAGAGGGCCCAGGGGCACATTCCCCGGTTCCCAGAAGTTTCAGTTAGTTATTTCAAAAGCACCCAGTGGGGACCTTTTGGACAAACATTCTGAACACTTTTCTAACAGACATTTGCCATTCACCCCACGCACTTTAAAAACAGAAGCCAAATCTTTCCTGTCACAGTATCGATATTATACACCTGCCAGAAGAAAAAAGCATTTTACAAATCGGCGGATAGAAGCTGAAACTCAGACTGAATTAAGCAG cTTTAAATCTGATTTTGAGACAGTTGAGATCAAGAACGCCACAGATTCAGAAATGAACATAAGGCAG GCATCTGGTTGTGTGTCAGACGGTACCAAAGGAAGAAGAGCCCCTTTACCTTTACAAGGGCATGAGTTACTGTGGGACAAGATGAGAGACGGCGCCCTCCAGTGTTCCTCGTCAAG GTTTCTGGAACGACTGTTTGAGAGacatataaagcaaaataaacatcATTTGGAGGAG gaAAAAATGCGCCGGCTGCTACACGTCTTAAAGGTGGACTTAGGCTGCACGTCCAGGGAAGGCTCAGGAAAGCTAGACAACGTGGATACGTTGCATTTACGTGATGTTGGAAAGGCTGAGAAtttagaacaaaatgaaaataaaagtgaacaaGATTTAATCATTCAACAGGAACGTCAGGAATACCAAAAAGCTTTGAATAtgttattgactataccaaaggaagagaatgagaaagtcTCTTCGAATGAATTTTTCCTCCCCATCTATAAATCAAAGTATTCAGAAGGGGTTATCATTCAGCAGGTGAATGAGGAAACAAATCTTGAAACTTCAGTTTGGGATGAGAAAAATGGAAGCGTGTCAGACAGTTTGCTAGACCAGGAAACCTCTGTGAGTGTCATTGAAGGCGACAGTGACGCAGAGAGGGCTGAGACCTCCACGGAGCTGTGTTGCCTCAGCACGGCACTCGTGCCTTCTGCTCAGTTGTGCAGAATCAAAGACAGCCAGGAGGTGGAAGGACCAACTCTGAGAATCCTGGAAATGAGCATTGAGGACTGA
- the SPATA7 gene encoding spermatogenesis-associated protein 7 isoform X13 yields MDASRRVRAASVLPTFDPSCLFKGHLSTKSNAAVDCSVPLSMSASIKYADQQRREKLKKELARCGRELKFTKTTVHPKSHSKSLLNTLQKSPVISSERLSLPKSQNVLTNCTEKNSSCSMSSMDYAASGSKKPSSGTSYGRGPRGTFPGSQKFQLVISKAPSGDLLDKHSEHFSNRHLPFTPRTLKTEAKSFLSQYRYYTPARRKKHFTNRRIEAETQTELSSFKSDFETVEIKNATDSEMNIRQASGCVSDGTKGRRAPLPLQGHELLWDKMRDGALQCSSSRAVCQYSLQPPSGRKMYSEFLERLFERHIKQNKHHLEEEKMRRLLHVLKVDLGCTSREGSGKLDNVDTLHLRDVGKAENLEQNENKSEQDLIIQQERQEYQKALNMLLTIPKEENEKVSSNEFFLPIYKSKYSEGVIIQQVNEETNLETSVWDEKNGSVSDSLLDQETSVSVIEGDSDAERAETSTELCCLSTALVPSAQLCRIKDSQEVEGPTLRILEMSIED; encoded by the exons TCAGAGCAGCCTCTGTCCTTCCCACATTTGATCCATCATGCCTATTTAAAGGACACTTGAGCACCAAAAGTAATG ctgCAGTAGACTGCTCAGTTCCACTAAGCATGAGTGCCAGCATCAAAT atgCAGACCAACAGCGAAGAGAGAAACTCAAAAAGGAATTAGCAAGGTGTGGGAGGGAGCTGAAATTTACTAAGACTACAGTGCATCCTAAAAGTCATTCCAAATCATTACTTAACACTCTACAAAAG TCACCAGTAATTTCTTCTGAGAGGCTAAGTCTACCTAAGTCTCAGAACGTCCTCACGAATTGTACTGAGAAGAACTCCAGCTGCTCCATGTCCAGCATGGATTACGCTGCCTCTGGGTCCAAGAAACCATCTTCTGGAACGTCCTACGGCAGAGGGCCCAGGGGCACATTCCCCGGTTCCCAGAAGTTTCAGTTAGTTATTTCAAAAGCACCCAGTGGGGACCTTTTGGACAAACATTCTGAACACTTTTCTAACAGACATTTGCCATTCACCCCACGCACTTTAAAAACAGAAGCCAAATCTTTCCTGTCACAGTATCGATATTATACACCTGCCAGAAGAAAAAAGCATTTTACAAATCGGCGGATAGAAGCTGAAACTCAGACTGAATTAAGCAG cTTTAAATCTGATTTTGAGACAGTTGAGATCAAGAACGCCACAGATTCAGAAATGAACATAAGGCAG GCATCTGGTTGTGTGTCAGACGGTACCAAAGGAAGAAGAGCCCCTTTACCTTTACAAGGGCATGAGTTACTGTGGGACAAGATGAGAGACGGCGCCCTCCAGTGTTCCTCGTCAAG GGCAGTATGTCAATATTCGCTGCAGCCACCTTCAGGGAGAAAAATGTATTCTGA GTTTCTGGAACGACTGTTTGAGAGacatataaagcaaaataaacatcATTTGGAGGAG gaAAAAATGCGCCGGCTGCTACACGTCTTAAAGGTGGACTTAGGCTGCACGTCCAGGGAAGGCTCAGGAAAGCTAGACAACGTGGATACGTTGCATTTACGTGATGTTGGAAAGGCTGAGAAtttagaacaaaatgaaaataaaagtgaacaaGATTTAATCATTCAACAGGAACGTCAGGAATACCAAAAAGCTTTGAATAtgttattgactataccaaaggaagagaatgagaaagtcTCTTCGAATGAATTTTTCCTCCCCATCTATAAATCAAAGTATTCAGAAGGGGTTATCATTCAGCAGGTGAATGAGGAAACAAATCTTGAAACTTCAGTTTGGGATGAGAAAAATGGAAGCGTGTCAGACAGTTTGCTAGACCAGGAAACCTCTGTGAGTGTCATTGAAGGCGACAGTGACGCAGAGAGGGCTGAGACCTCCACGGAGCTGTGTTGCCTCAGCACGGCACTCGTGCCTTCTGCTCAGTTGTGCAGAATCAAAGACAGCCAGGAGGTGGAAGGACCAACTCTGAGAATCCTGGAAATGAGCATTGAGGACTGA
- the SPATA7 gene encoding spermatogenesis-associated protein 7 isoform X6, with amino-acid sequence MDASRRVRAASVLPTFDPSCLFKGHLSTKSNAFCTDSSSLRLSSLQLVKNHMAVHYNKILSAKAAVDCSVPLSMSASIKYADQQRREKLKKELARCGRELKFTKTTVHPKSHSKSLLNTLQKSPVISSERLSLPKSQNVLTNCTEKNSSCSMSSMDYAASGSKKPSSGTSYGRGPRGTFPGSQKFQLVISKAPSGDLLDKHSEHFSNRHLPFTPRTLKTEAKSFLSQYRYYTPARRKKHFTNRRIEAETQTELSSFKSDFETVEIKNATDSEMNIRQASGCVSDGTKGRRAPLPLQGHELLWDKMRDGALQCSSSRAVCQYSLQPPSGRKMYSEFLERLFERHIKQNKHHLEEEKMRRLLHVLKVDLGCTSREGSGKLDNVDTLHLRDVGKAENLEQNENKSEQDLIIQQERQEYQKALNMLLTIPKEENEKVSSNEFFLPIYKSKYSEGVIIQQVNEETNLETSVWDEKNGSVSDSLLDQETSVSVIEGDSDAERAETSTELCCLSTALVPSAQLCRIKDSQEVEGPTLRILEMSIED; translated from the exons TCAGAGCAGCCTCTGTCCTTCCCACATTTGATCCATCATGCCTATTTAAAGGACACTTGAGCACCAAAAGTAATG ctttttgcaCTGACTCCTCCTCTCTCAGACTAAGTTCCCTCCAACTGGTCAAGAATCACATGGCTGTTCACTATAATAAAATCCTTTCAGCCAAAG ctgCAGTAGACTGCTCAGTTCCACTAAGCATGAGTGCCAGCATCAAAT atgCAGACCAACAGCGAAGAGAGAAACTCAAAAAGGAATTAGCAAGGTGTGGGAGGGAGCTGAAATTTACTAAGACTACAGTGCATCCTAAAAGTCATTCCAAATCATTACTTAACACTCTACAAAAG TCACCAGTAATTTCTTCTGAGAGGCTAAGTCTACCTAAGTCTCAGAACGTCCTCACGAATTGTACTGAGAAGAACTCCAGCTGCTCCATGTCCAGCATGGATTACGCTGCCTCTGGGTCCAAGAAACCATCTTCTGGAACGTCCTACGGCAGAGGGCCCAGGGGCACATTCCCCGGTTCCCAGAAGTTTCAGTTAGTTATTTCAAAAGCACCCAGTGGGGACCTTTTGGACAAACATTCTGAACACTTTTCTAACAGACATTTGCCATTCACCCCACGCACTTTAAAAACAGAAGCCAAATCTTTCCTGTCACAGTATCGATATTATACACCTGCCAGAAGAAAAAAGCATTTTACAAATCGGCGGATAGAAGCTGAAACTCAGACTGAATTAAGCAG cTTTAAATCTGATTTTGAGACAGTTGAGATCAAGAACGCCACAGATTCAGAAATGAACATAAGGCAG GCATCTGGTTGTGTGTCAGACGGTACCAAAGGAAGAAGAGCCCCTTTACCTTTACAAGGGCATGAGTTACTGTGGGACAAGATGAGAGACGGCGCCCTCCAGTGTTCCTCGTCAAG GGCAGTATGTCAATATTCGCTGCAGCCACCTTCAGGGAGAAAAATGTATTCTGA GTTTCTGGAACGACTGTTTGAGAGacatataaagcaaaataaacatcATTTGGAGGAG gaAAAAATGCGCCGGCTGCTACACGTCTTAAAGGTGGACTTAGGCTGCACGTCCAGGGAAGGCTCAGGAAAGCTAGACAACGTGGATACGTTGCATTTACGTGATGTTGGAAAGGCTGAGAAtttagaacaaaatgaaaataaaagtgaacaaGATTTAATCATTCAACAGGAACGTCAGGAATACCAAAAAGCTTTGAATAtgttattgactataccaaaggaagagaatgagaaagtcTCTTCGAATGAATTTTTCCTCCCCATCTATAAATCAAAGTATTCAGAAGGGGTTATCATTCAGCAGGTGAATGAGGAAACAAATCTTGAAACTTCAGTTTGGGATGAGAAAAATGGAAGCGTGTCAGACAGTTTGCTAGACCAGGAAACCTCTGTGAGTGTCATTGAAGGCGACAGTGACGCAGAGAGGGCTGAGACCTCCACGGAGCTGTGTTGCCTCAGCACGGCACTCGTGCCTTCTGCTCAGTTGTGCAGAATCAAAGACAGCCAGGAGGTGGAAGGACCAACTCTGAGAATCCTGGAAATGAGCATTGAGGACTGA
- the SPATA7 gene encoding spermatogenesis-associated protein 7 isoform X9, translating into MDASRRVRAASVLPTFDPSCLFKGHLSTKSNAAVDCSVPLSMSASIKYADQQRREKLKKELARCGRELKFTKTTVHPKSHSKSLLNTLQKPSGEPQDENGLLIEEVNEFPSFTQSPVISSERLSLPKSQNVLTNCTEKNSSCSMSSMDYAASGSKKPSSGTSYGRGPRGTFPGSQKFQLVISKAPSGDLLDKHSEHFSNRHLPFTPRTLKTEAKSFLSQYRYYTPARRKKHFTNRRIEAETQTELSSFKSDFETVEIKNATDSEMNIRQASGCVSDGTKGRRAPLPLQGHELLWDKMRDGALQCSSSRAVCQYSLQPPSGRKMYSEFLERLFERHIKQNKHHLEEEKMRRLLHVLKVDLGCTSREGSGKLDNVDTLHLRDVGKAENLEQNENKSEQDLIIQQERQEYQKALNMLLTIPKEENEKVSSNEFFLPIYKSKYSEGVIIQQVNEETNLETSVWDEKNGSVSDSLLDQETSVSVIEGDSDAERAETSTELCCLSTALVPSAQLCRIKDSQEVEGPTLRILEMSIED; encoded by the exons TCAGAGCAGCCTCTGTCCTTCCCACATTTGATCCATCATGCCTATTTAAAGGACACTTGAGCACCAAAAGTAATG ctgCAGTAGACTGCTCAGTTCCACTAAGCATGAGTGCCAGCATCAAAT atgCAGACCAACAGCGAAGAGAGAAACTCAAAAAGGAATTAGCAAGGTGTGGGAGGGAGCTGAAATTTACTAAGACTACAGTGCATCCTAAAAGTCATTCCAAATCATTACTTAACACTCTACAAAAG CCTTCAGGAGAACCACAGGATGAAAACGGTTTATTAATCGAAGAAGTGAATGAATTTCCATCTTTTACACAGTCACCAGTAATTTCTTCTGAGAGGCTAAGTCTACCTAAGTCTCAGAACGTCCTCACGAATTGTACTGAGAAGAACTCCAGCTGCTCCATGTCCAGCATGGATTACGCTGCCTCTGGGTCCAAGAAACCATCTTCTGGAACGTCCTACGGCAGAGGGCCCAGGGGCACATTCCCCGGTTCCCAGAAGTTTCAGTTAGTTATTTCAAAAGCACCCAGTGGGGACCTTTTGGACAAACATTCTGAACACTTTTCTAACAGACATTTGCCATTCACCCCACGCACTTTAAAAACAGAAGCCAAATCTTTCCTGTCACAGTATCGATATTATACACCTGCCAGAAGAAAAAAGCATTTTACAAATCGGCGGATAGAAGCTGAAACTCAGACTGAATTAAGCAG cTTTAAATCTGATTTTGAGACAGTTGAGATCAAGAACGCCACAGATTCAGAAATGAACATAAGGCAG GCATCTGGTTGTGTGTCAGACGGTACCAAAGGAAGAAGAGCCCCTTTACCTTTACAAGGGCATGAGTTACTGTGGGACAAGATGAGAGACGGCGCCCTCCAGTGTTCCTCGTCAAG GGCAGTATGTCAATATTCGCTGCAGCCACCTTCAGGGAGAAAAATGTATTCTGA GTTTCTGGAACGACTGTTTGAGAGacatataaagcaaaataaacatcATTTGGAGGAG gaAAAAATGCGCCGGCTGCTACACGTCTTAAAGGTGGACTTAGGCTGCACGTCCAGGGAAGGCTCAGGAAAGCTAGACAACGTGGATACGTTGCATTTACGTGATGTTGGAAAGGCTGAGAAtttagaacaaaatgaaaataaaagtgaacaaGATTTAATCATTCAACAGGAACGTCAGGAATACCAAAAAGCTTTGAATAtgttattgactataccaaaggaagagaatgagaaagtcTCTTCGAATGAATTTTTCCTCCCCATCTATAAATCAAAGTATTCAGAAGGGGTTATCATTCAGCAGGTGAATGAGGAAACAAATCTTGAAACTTCAGTTTGGGATGAGAAAAATGGAAGCGTGTCAGACAGTTTGCTAGACCAGGAAACCTCTGTGAGTGTCATTGAAGGCGACAGTGACGCAGAGAGGGCTGAGACCTCCACGGAGCTGTGTTGCCTCAGCACGGCACTCGTGCCTTCTGCTCAGTTGTGCAGAATCAAAGACAGCCAGGAGGTGGAAGGACCAACTCTGAGAATCCTGGAAATGAGCATTGAGGACTGA